One part of the Xylanimonas allomyrinae genome encodes these proteins:
- a CDS encoding glycosyltransferase family 4 protein: MTRPLRVGIVCPYSFDAPGGVQFHVRDLAQALQSRGHEVSVLAPADDDTPVPDVVVPAGKAVAVRYNGSVARLTFGPRAAARVRRWVDAGRFDVLHLHEPMTPSLSMLALWIAEGPVVATFHTAQVRSRALQVAYPLLRQSLEKIAARIAVSEDARRMLIDHVGATRSSSPTGCTSTRSPRQSPTRRGRARRRRRPSRSWAGSTSRARA, translated from the coding sequence ATGACCCGGCCGCTGCGTGTGGGCATCGTCTGCCCCTACTCCTTCGACGCCCCCGGTGGCGTCCAGTTCCACGTGCGCGACCTCGCCCAGGCGCTCCAGTCGCGCGGCCACGAGGTCTCCGTGCTGGCACCGGCCGACGACGACACGCCCGTGCCCGACGTCGTCGTGCCCGCGGGCAAGGCCGTGGCGGTGCGCTACAACGGGTCGGTCGCGCGGCTGACGTTCGGCCCGCGCGCCGCGGCCCGCGTGCGGCGCTGGGTCGACGCGGGCCGGTTCGACGTGCTGCACCTGCACGAGCCCATGACGCCGAGCCTGTCCATGCTCGCGCTGTGGATCGCCGAGGGGCCCGTCGTCGCCACGTTCCACACCGCGCAGGTGCGTTCGCGCGCCCTCCAGGTGGCCTACCCGCTGCTGCGCCAGAGCCTGGAGAAGATCGCCGCGCGCATCGCCGTCTCGGAGGACGCGCGGCGCATGCTCATCGACCACGTGGGGGCGACGCGGTCGTCATCCCCAACGGGGTGTACGTCGACACGTTCGCCGCGGCAGAGCCCAACCCGGCGTGGCAGGGCACGCCGCAGGCGCCGACCATCGCGTTCCTGGGCCGGCTCGACGAGCCGCGCAAGGGCCTGA
- a CDS encoding phosphatidylinositol mannoside acyltransferase has product MVDVARAYTFAWRHAPRVPEPVLRAAFTLVADVAWLRRGAGVRRLEANYARVRPELDARALRRLARAGMRSYMRYFREAFTLQGATPEQIAARVRVQGAQNVRAVAEDGAAASLALGHLGNWDLAGAWATPHLAPVLTVAEKLQPEALYEEFVGFRRSIGIEVLGLGDADVFRRLVRGVAAGGRLVPLLADRDLTATGVEVDLAGHRARVAAGPATLALAGGVDLLPTSITYERLHGARRRAAGTPWGIVITFHPPVPVPDVDPSLPGHVRRRTQVAAMTQGWVDTLARTLRESTQDWHMLQRVFVDDLDPARYARTRAASGEPASATPSQHAAGVQE; this is encoded by the coding sequence GTGGTTGACGTCGCCCGCGCGTACACGTTCGCGTGGCGTCACGCGCCACGCGTCCCCGAACCCGTCCTGCGCGCGGCGTTCACGCTCGTGGCCGACGTCGCGTGGTTGCGGCGCGGTGCCGGCGTGCGACGCCTGGAAGCCAACTACGCGCGCGTTCGCCCCGAGCTCGACGCGCGGGCGCTGCGCCGTCTGGCCCGCGCCGGCATGCGCTCCTACATGCGCTACTTCCGTGAGGCGTTCACGCTCCAGGGAGCCACCCCCGAGCAGATCGCGGCGCGCGTGCGGGTCCAGGGAGCGCAGAACGTGCGCGCGGTCGCCGAGGACGGCGCCGCCGCCTCGCTCGCCCTCGGACACCTGGGCAACTGGGACCTCGCGGGCGCGTGGGCCACCCCGCACCTCGCCCCCGTGCTGACCGTCGCCGAGAAGCTCCAGCCCGAGGCGTTGTACGAAGAGTTCGTCGGCTTCCGCCGCTCGATCGGCATCGAGGTGCTGGGCCTGGGCGACGCCGACGTGTTCCGCCGGCTCGTGCGCGGCGTCGCCGCGGGCGGCCGGCTCGTGCCCCTGCTCGCCGACCGCGACCTGACCGCCACGGGCGTCGAGGTCGACCTCGCCGGGCACCGCGCGCGCGTCGCCGCCGGCCCCGCGACGCTGGCGCTCGCGGGCGGCGTCGACCTCCTCCCGACGAGCATCACCTACGAACGGCTGCACGGCGCCCGGCGCCGGGCCGCGGGCACGCCGTGGGGCATCGTGATCACGTTCCACCCGCCCGTCCCGGTGCCCGACGTCGACCCCTCGCTGCCCGGCCACGTGCGGCGCCGGACGCAGGTCGCCGCCATGACGCAGGGCTGGGTCGACACGCTGGCCCGCACGCTGCGCGAGAGCACGCAGGACTGGCACATGCTCCAGAGGGTCTTCGTCGACGACCTCGATCCCGCGCGGTACGCCCGCACGCGCGCCGCCTCGGGCGAGCCGGCGTCCGCAACCCCGTCACAGCACGCGGCGGGAGTGCAGGAATGA
- the pgsA gene encoding phosphatidylinositol phosphate synthase has translation MFSRLRSTMQALFTPMAKGLMRLGVSPDAVTIAGTVVVTGLALGLLPTGHLFLGALLIGVFALFDSLDGVLARLSGRSGPWGAFLDSTLDRISDGAVFAGITLWFVLHPDVAHQRWGAAAALACLVLGGVVPYARARAESVGADAHVGIAERSDRLVIALVPTGFVPLGLPVVVLVVVLTLLALASLVTVAQRVAAVHRQLAPGRKAARG, from the coding sequence ATGTTCTCCCGCCTTCGCTCGACCATGCAGGCGTTGTTCACGCCGATGGCCAAGGGCCTCATGCGGCTGGGGGTGAGCCCCGACGCCGTGACGATCGCCGGCACCGTCGTCGTCACCGGGCTCGCCCTGGGCCTGCTGCCCACCGGGCACCTGTTCCTGGGGGCGCTGCTCATCGGGGTGTTCGCCCTGTTCGACTCGCTCGACGGCGTGCTGGCCCGCCTGTCGGGGCGGTCCGGTCCGTGGGGCGCGTTCCTCGACTCGACGCTCGACCGCATCTCCGACGGGGCCGTGTTCGCCGGCATCACCCTGTGGTTCGTGCTGCACCCCGACGTCGCCCACCAGCGGTGGGGCGCGGCCGCGGCGCTCGCGTGCCTGGTGCTCGGCGGCGTCGTGCCGTACGCGCGCGCCCGCGCCGAGTCCGTCGGCGCCGACGCGCACGTCGGCATCGCCGAACGCTCCGACCGCCTCGTCATCGCCCTGGTCCCGACCGGGTTCGTGCCGCTCGGGCTGCCCGTCGTCGTGCTCGTCGTCGTGCTCACGCTGCTCGCCCTGGCGAGCCTGGTGACCGTCGCGCAGCGCGTCGCAGCGGTCCACCGCCAGCTCGCACCGGGCCGGAAGGCCGCCCGTGGTTGA
- a CDS encoding HIT family protein: protein MSVTDDAQGGATVEPAAAFPPPLDDLQRLWTPHRLVYVGGQDKPKDATASSCPFCGVAPEDDERRLVVARGATCLAILNLYPYNPGHLMVVPYRHVASYVDLTPAETVEVATMTQTAIRVLTAVYHPAGFNLGMNQGEVAGAGIAAHLHQHVVPRWQGDANFLPVVARTKAVPELLADTRARLAAAWPAPAEDPDEEPS, encoded by the coding sequence GTGAGCGTGACGGACGACGCGCAGGGGGGCGCCACGGTCGAGCCGGCCGCGGCGTTCCCCCCGCCGCTCGACGACCTGCAGCGGCTGTGGACCCCGCACCGCCTGGTCTACGTCGGGGGACAGGACAAGCCGAAGGACGCCACCGCGTCGTCGTGCCCGTTCTGCGGGGTCGCGCCCGAGGACGACGAGCGCCGGCTCGTCGTCGCACGCGGGGCGACCTGCCTCGCGATCCTCAACCTGTACCCCTACAACCCGGGCCACCTCATGGTGGTGCCCTACCGTCACGTCGCCTCCTACGTCGACCTGACGCCCGCCGAGACCGTCGAGGTCGCGACGATGACGCAGACGGCGATCCGCGTCCTGACGGCCGTCTACCACCCGGCGGGGTTCAACCTGGGCATGAACCAGGGCGAGGTCGCCGGCGCCGGCATCGCCGCGCACCTGCACCAGCACGTCGTCCCGCGCTGGCAGGGCGACGCCAACTTCCTGCCGGTGGTGGCCCGCACCAAGGCCGTGCCCGAGCTGCTCGCCGACACCCGCGCCCGGCTCGCCGCCGCGTGGCCCGCCCCTGCCGAAGACCCCGACGAGGAGCCTTCCTGA
- the thrS gene encoding threonine--tRNA ligase, whose product MSDAAQSPTAETRAPQQVETTPTTGAELFADRKDVVVVRVDGELWDLDRELPAGATVEPVTVHEPDGLNVLRHSAAHVLAQAVQQVNPDARLGIGPPVRDGFYYDFDVATPFTPEDLKALDKAMSRIIREGQTFRRRVVTEAEARAELANEPYKLELIGLKGSAGDDNGENVEVGGAELTIYDNVRGAGRESETVVWKDLCRGPHLPSTKLIGQGVQLMRSAAAYWRGDQKNASLQRVYGTAWPSKDELKAHLERLAEAERRDHRRIGTEMDLFSFHDEVGSGLPLFHPKGGVIKRVMEDYVRQRHIEEGFSYVGTPHITKEELFYTSGHLPYYGDTMFPALDLEDVGDHGHYRLKAMNCPMHNLIFSSRGRSYRELPIRLFEFGTVYRYEKSGVVQGLTRVRGLTQDDSHSYVTPEQAPDEVKHLLGFMLSVLKDFGLDDFYLELSTRDDKKKDKFVGSDEDWAKATAVLEQVAVESGLDLVADPGGAAFYGPKISVQAKDAIGRTWQMGTVQYDFNQPARFGLEYTAPDGSKQQPVMIHSAKFGSIERFMGVLIEHYAGLFPAWLAPVQVLAVPVAEAFDDYLKDVVAQLTALGVRAEIDLSDDRFGKKIRNAAKEKVPFVLIAGGEDAEAGAVSFRYRDGRQDNGVPVAEAIERIVAAVRDRAQV is encoded by the coding sequence GTGTCCGACGCCGCGCAGTCACCGACCGCCGAAACCCGAGCCCCGCAGCAGGTCGAGACGACGCCGACGACGGGTGCCGAGCTCTTCGCCGACCGCAAGGACGTCGTCGTCGTGCGCGTCGACGGCGAGCTGTGGGACCTCGACCGGGAGCTGCCCGCGGGCGCCACCGTCGAGCCCGTCACCGTCCACGAGCCCGACGGCCTGAACGTGCTGCGCCACTCCGCGGCCCACGTGCTCGCCCAGGCCGTGCAGCAGGTCAACCCCGACGCCAGGCTCGGCATCGGCCCGCCGGTGCGCGACGGCTTCTACTACGACTTCGACGTCGCGACGCCGTTCACCCCCGAGGACCTCAAGGCGCTCGACAAGGCGATGTCGCGCATCATCCGCGAGGGCCAGACGTTCCGCCGCCGCGTCGTCACCGAGGCCGAGGCGCGCGCCGAGCTCGCGAACGAGCCCTACAAGCTCGAGCTCATCGGCCTCAAGGGGAGCGCGGGCGACGACAACGGCGAGAACGTGGAGGTCGGGGGCGCGGAGCTGACGATCTACGACAACGTGCGCGGCGCCGGCCGCGAGAGCGAGACCGTGGTGTGGAAGGACCTGTGCCGCGGCCCGCACCTGCCGAGCACCAAGCTCATCGGGCAGGGCGTGCAGCTCATGCGCTCGGCCGCGGCGTACTGGCGCGGCGACCAGAAGAACGCGTCGTTGCAGCGCGTCTACGGCACCGCGTGGCCGTCCAAGGACGAGCTCAAGGCCCACCTCGAGCGCCTGGCCGAGGCCGAGCGGCGCGACCACCGCCGCATCGGCACCGAGATGGACCTGTTCTCGTTCCACGACGAGGTCGGCTCCGGCCTGCCCCTGTTCCACCCCAAGGGCGGCGTCATCAAGCGGGTCATGGAGGACTACGTCCGCCAGCGCCACATCGAAGAGGGCTTCTCCTACGTCGGCACCCCGCACATCACCAAGGAAGAGCTCTTCTACACCTCGGGGCACCTGCCCTACTACGGGGACACCATGTTCCCGGCGCTCGACCTGGAGGACGTCGGAGACCACGGGCACTACCGCCTCAAGGCGATGAACTGCCCGATGCACAACCTGATCTTCTCCAGCCGCGGCCGCTCCTACCGCGAGCTGCCCATCCGGCTGTTCGAGTTCGGCACCGTCTACCGCTACGAGAAGTCGGGCGTGGTGCAGGGTCTGACCCGTGTGCGCGGCCTGACCCAGGACGACTCGCACTCCTACGTCACGCCCGAGCAGGCGCCCGACGAGGTCAAGCACCTGCTGGGCTTCATGCTGAGCGTGCTCAAGGACTTCGGCCTCGACGACTTCTACCTCGAGCTGTCGACCCGCGACGACAAGAAGAAGGACAAGTTCGTCGGTTCCGACGAGGACTGGGCCAAGGCGACCGCCGTCCTGGAGCAGGTCGCGGTCGAGTCCGGCCTCGACCTGGTCGCCGACCCGGGCGGCGCCGCGTTCTACGGCCCCAAGATCTCCGTCCAGGCCAAGGACGCGATCGGCCGCACCTGGCAGATGGGCACCGTGCAGTACGACTTCAACCAGCCGGCCCGCTTCGGCCTGGAGTACACGGCACCCGACGGGTCCAAGCAGCAGCCCGTCATGATCCACTCGGCCAAGTTCGGCTCGATCGAACGGTTCATGGGCGTGCTCATCGAGCACTACGCGGGGCTCTTCCCCGCGTGGCTCGCCCCCGTGCAGGTGCTCGCCGTGCCCGTCGCCGAGGCGTTCGACGACTACCTCAAGGACGTCGTCGCCCAGCTCACGGCGCTGGGCGTCCGGGCCGAGATCGACCTGTCCGACGACCGGTTCGGCAAGAAGATCCGCAACGCCGCCAAGGAGAAGGTGCCCTTCGTGCTCATCGCCGGCGGCGAGGACGCCGAGGCGGGCGCGGTCAGCTTCCGCTACCGCGACGGCCGCCAGGACAACGGCGTGCCGGTCGCCGAGGCGATCGAGCGCATCGTCGCCGCGGTGCGCGACAGGGCACAGGTGTGA
- a CDS encoding YtxH domain-containing protein encodes MSFLDRMKDAAENAVDKVKDVAEDVADKVQDVAEDVADKAKDLASDENIERAAEKLKSVAPDAVDAKIDALADKAQQLNDRGGPPAGA; translated from the coding sequence GTGAGCTTTCTCGACCGGATGAAGGACGCCGCGGAGAACGCGGTCGACAAGGTGAAGGACGTCGCCGAGGACGTGGCCGACAAGGTGCAGGACGTCGCGGAGGACGTGGCCGACAAGGCCAAGGACCTGGCCAGCGACGAGAACATCGAGCGAGCCGCCGAGAAGCTCAAGAGCGTCGCCCCCGACGCCGTCGACGCCAAGATCGACGCGCTCGCCGACAAGGCCCAGCAGCTCAACGACCGCGGCGGTCCGCCCGCCGGGGCCTGA
- a CDS encoding aromatic ring-opening dioxygenase LigA produces the protein MSTTHKPVRILGIVGLVAGLAMIVIGGATWGVVSAQLDDQRITVAADASFMAGTAVNNPLSAFAQAQVIDKHTLDITGGKTFAELDREDPLRATAQQGAFLRASLFTSVIAYGVAALVMGLGVLVAGNGYALTRIAAGAKVAQPTPVTV, from the coding sequence ATGAGCACCACCCACAAGCCCGTGCGCATCCTCGGCATCGTCGGCCTCGTCGCCGGCCTGGCCATGATCGTCATCGGAGGCGCCACCTGGGGCGTCGTCTCCGCCCAGCTCGACGACCAGCGCATCACCGTCGCTGCGGACGCCTCGTTCATGGCCGGCACCGCCGTCAACAACCCGCTCTCGGCGTTCGCACAGGCACAGGTCATCGACAAGCACACGCTCGACATCACCGGAGGCAAGACGTTCGCCGAGCTCGACCGCGAGGACCCGCTGCGCGCCACGGCGCAGCAGGGCGCGTTCCTGCGCGCGTCGCTGTTCACCTCGGTCATCGCCTACGGCGTCGCCGCCCTCGTCATGGGCCTCGGCGTCCTCGTCGCCGGCAACGGCTACGCCCTGACCCGCATCGCCGCCGGGGCGAAGGTCGCCCAGCCCACGCCGGTCACCGTCTGA
- a CDS encoding cation-translocating P-type ATPase — MAAPWAQTANDVLDGLDARLEGLTTTEAEARLASTGPNRLPLQPRDPWWKKLAGHLNDVLIFLLLIAALIKAAIAIYTGDASNWIDVSVIAAVAIINVAIGMIQEGRAEKALDAIKGMLSSRAHVMRDGTVSDVDAETLVPGDVIKVRPGDRVPADARLLDASNLQVEEAALTGESVASVKTVDVVAEKANVGDRTSMLFSSTLVVAGTGTAVVTSTGSTTEIGRIQTMISEADEMDTPLAKTMAVFGKRLAVLILGMAAVMVVIGLVRDISGPDLVSATIGFAVAAIPEGLPALVTITLALGVQAMARRNAISRKMASVETLGSVSTICSDKTGTLTQNEMTVRHVSTRSGQYDVEGTGYAPVGRVVTQDGAQAATADLTAVAEVMALCNDAHLEQDGERWKLIGEPTEGAVLVLGRKAGVTGDGWERVAELPFDSATKYMATLAQDPAGARHVLVKGALDSVRARCTTQLGPDGTPEPFDAGFWDAEMAALAGQGLRVLAAARQEVPDTLGELPEDGPRGLTMVGITGIVDPPRPEAIAAIAEAREAGIAVAMITGDHADTAKAIALEMGIIDSPDAPTLTGAELQAMSDMDLAEVVQSVHVYARTSPEHKIRIVRALQKHGEVVAMTGDGVNDAPALTQADVGVAMGIKGTEATKEAADIVLADDNFATIERAVAEGRRIYDNIRKAVLFMLPTNGAQSLGLLFAVLLGWTVMPLLPVQVLWINMVTSVTLALPLATEPAEPGVMRRPPRNPKTPLITPDFLRRILFVSVLIGGASLLVFAAEFYGFFGIGGHRNGTLAQSAGLTMLALGQVAYLFNCRFMHRSSLTVDVLKGNKAVLWAVAALVALHVFFLYTPFMQTLFRVTGIGMREWLICIGLAVVIFLVMELVKAIDRRLHPETAQQRS, encoded by the coding sequence ATGGCCGCTCCATGGGCCCAGACGGCAAACGATGTCCTCGATGGACTCGACGCACGTCTGGAAGGACTGACCACGACGGAGGCCGAGGCTCGCCTGGCGAGCACGGGGCCCAACCGCCTTCCTCTACAACCACGCGACCCGTGGTGGAAGAAGCTCGCCGGACATCTCAACGACGTCCTGATCTTCCTGCTGCTCATCGCGGCACTCATCAAGGCCGCGATCGCGATCTACACGGGCGACGCGTCCAACTGGATCGACGTGTCCGTCATCGCGGCGGTCGCGATCATCAACGTCGCCATCGGCATGATCCAGGAGGGCCGCGCCGAGAAGGCGCTCGACGCCATCAAGGGCATGCTCTCCTCGCGCGCCCACGTGATGCGTGACGGCACGGTCAGCGACGTCGACGCCGAGACGCTCGTCCCGGGCGACGTCATCAAGGTGCGTCCCGGCGACCGCGTCCCGGCCGACGCACGCCTGCTGGACGCCTCCAACCTCCAGGTCGAGGAGGCGGCGCTGACCGGCGAGTCCGTCGCGTCGGTCAAGACGGTCGACGTCGTCGCCGAGAAGGCGAACGTCGGCGACCGCACCTCGATGCTGTTCTCCTCGACGCTCGTGGTCGCCGGGACCGGTACCGCCGTCGTCACCTCGACCGGCTCGACCACGGAGATCGGCCGCATCCAGACCATGATCTCCGAGGCCGACGAGATGGACACGCCGCTGGCCAAGACCATGGCCGTGTTCGGCAAGCGCCTCGCCGTCCTCATCCTCGGCATGGCGGCCGTCATGGTCGTCATCGGCCTCGTGCGCGACATCTCCGGGCCCGACCTCGTCTCGGCGACCATCGGCTTCGCCGTCGCCGCCATCCCCGAGGGCCTGCCCGCGCTCGTCACCATCACCCTCGCGCTGGGCGTGCAGGCCATGGCCCGCCGCAACGCCATCAGCCGCAAGATGGCGTCGGTCGAGACGCTCGGCTCGGTCTCGACCATCTGCTCGGACAAGACCGGCACGCTCACGCAGAACGAGATGACCGTGCGCCACGTCTCGACGCGCAGCGGCCAGTACGACGTCGAGGGCACCGGGTACGCGCCCGTCGGCCGTGTCGTCACCCAGGACGGCGCCCAGGCGGCGACCGCCGACCTCACCGCGGTGGCCGAGGTGATGGCGCTGTGCAACGACGCCCACCTCGAGCAGGACGGCGAGCGGTGGAAGCTCATCGGGGAACCGACCGAGGGCGCCGTGCTCGTCCTCGGGCGCAAGGCCGGCGTCACCGGCGACGGCTGGGAGCGCGTCGCCGAGCTGCCGTTCGACTCCGCGACCAAGTACATGGCGACGCTGGCGCAGGACCCCGCCGGGGCGCGGCACGTGCTGGTCAAGGGCGCGCTCGACTCGGTGCGCGCCCGCTGCACCACGCAGCTCGGCCCCGACGGGACCCCCGAACCCTTCGACGCCGGCTTCTGGGACGCCGAGATGGCGGCCCTGGCCGGCCAGGGCCTGCGCGTGCTCGCCGCCGCACGCCAGGAGGTGCCCGACACGCTGGGCGAGCTGCCCGAGGACGGCCCGCGCGGGCTGACGATGGTCGGCATCACCGGCATCGTCGACCCGCCGCGCCCCGAGGCCATCGCGGCCATCGCCGAGGCCCGCGAGGCAGGCATCGCGGTCGCGATGATCACCGGCGACCACGCCGACACCGCCAAGGCCATCGCCCTGGAGATGGGCATCATCGACTCCCCCGACGCACCCACGCTCACCGGGGCCGAGCTCCAGGCGATGTCCGACATGGACCTCGCCGAGGTTGTGCAGTCCGTCCACGTCTACGCACGCACCAGCCCCGAGCACAAGATCCGCATCGTGCGCGCGCTGCAGAAGCACGGCGAGGTCGTCGCGATGACCGGTGACGGCGTCAACGACGCCCCCGCGCTCACGCAGGCCGACGTCGGCGTGGCCATGGGCATCAAGGGCACCGAGGCGACCAAGGAGGCCGCCGACATCGTGCTGGCGGACGACAACTTCGCCACCATCGAGCGCGCGGTGGCCGAGGGCCGGCGCATCTACGACAACATCCGCAAGGCCGTGCTGTTCATGCTGCCCACCAACGGTGCGCAGTCGCTCGGCCTGCTGTTCGCGGTGCTGCTTGGGTGGACGGTCATGCCGCTGCTGCCCGTGCAGGTGCTGTGGATCAACATGGTGACCTCCGTGACGCTCGCGCTGCCGCTGGCCACCGAGCCGGCCGAGCCGGGCGTCATGCGGCGGCCCCCGCGCAACCCGAAGACGCCGCTCATCACGCCCGACTTCCTGCGGCGCATCCTGTTCGTGTCCGTGCTCATCGGCGGCGCCTCGCTGCTGGTCTTCGCGGCCGAGTTCTACGGGTTCTTCGGGATCGGCGGGCACCGCAACGGCACGCTCGCGCAGTCGGCCGGCCTGACCATGCTCGCGCTCGGGCAGGTCGCGTACCTGTTCAACTGCCGGTTCATGCACCGCTCGTCGCTGACGGTCGACGTGCTCAAGGGCAACAAGGCCGTGCTGTGGGCGGTGGCCGCGCTCGTGGCGCTGCACGTGTTCTTCCTCTACACCCCGTTCATGCAGACGCTCTTCCGCGTCACCGGGATCGGGATGCGTGAGTGGCTCATCTGCATCGGCCTCGCCGTCGTCATCTTCCTGGTGATGGAGCTCGTCAAGGCGATCGACCGCAGGCTGCACCCGGAGACGGCGCAGCAGCGGTCCTGA
- the panD gene encoding aspartate 1-decarboxylase — translation MQRTMLKSKIHRATLTGSDLHYVGSITIDADLLDAADILEHEQVHVVDVDNGSRFETYTIAGERGSGTVQVNGAAARLVHTGDTVIVISYAQYDAAELASYRPTVVHVERGTNRALRVDDAVAELLDGPRP, via the coding sequence ATGCAGCGCACCATGCTGAAGTCGAAGATCCACCGTGCCACCCTCACCGGAAGCGACCTGCACTACGTCGGGTCGATCACGATCGACGCCGACCTGCTCGACGCGGCCGACATCCTGGAGCACGAGCAGGTGCACGTCGTCGACGTCGACAACGGCTCACGCTTCGAGACGTACACGATCGCGGGGGAGCGCGGCAGCGGCACGGTCCAGGTCAACGGCGCCGCGGCGCGCCTGGTCCACACGGGCGACACCGTCATCGTCATCTCCTACGCGCAGTACGACGCCGCCGAGCTCGCGTCCTACCGGCCCACCGTGGTGCACGTCGAGCGCGGCACGAACCGTGCCCTGCGCGTCGACGACGCCGTCGCCGAGCTGCTCGACGGGCCGCGCCCGTGA